In Zingiber officinale cultivar Zhangliang chromosome 1A, Zo_v1.1, whole genome shotgun sequence, a genomic segment contains:
- the LOC122012694 gene encoding MYB-like transcription factor EOBII, with the protein MANTEAQYISWEDEEWRKGPWTAQEDKLLIEHVNHHGQGKWNCVSKLTGLKRSGKSCRLRWVNYLRPDLKRGNITPQEERTIQELHALWGNRWSTIARNLPGRTDNEIKNYWRTHFKKTKPSKNLEEARERFLIHQRQKKGRVQEEHQQDQGNLERQDTPELLMERDKEIESAEDLQEMMALMCCIPYVIQVQGDAINGYSSEGSTDGESWGNLWNLDDI; encoded by the exons ATGGCCAACACTGAAGCTCAGTACATCTCTTGGGAGGACGAGGAGTGGAGGAAGGGGCCATGGACTGCTCAAGAGGACAAGCTCCTCATTGAACATGTCAACCACCACGGCCAAGGCAAATGGAACTGTGTCTCCAAGTTAACAG GGTTGAAGAGAAGTGGGAAGAGCTGCAGGCTGAGGTGGGTGAACTACTTGAGGCCAGACCTGAAGAGAGGTAATATCACCCCTCAAGAGGAGAGGACCATCCAGGAGCTGCATGCTTTGTGGGGAAATAG ATGGTCCACCATCGCTCGAAACCTCCCGGGAAGGACCGACAACGAGATCAAGAATTACTGGAGGACTCATTTCAAGAAGACAAAGCCCTCCAAGAACCTCGAGGAGGCGAGAGAGAGATTCTTGATTCACCAACGACAGAAAAAAGGTAGAGTGCAGGAGGAGCATCAACAAGATCAAGGAAATTTGGAACGGCAAGATACACCTGAGCTATTGATGGAGCGAGATAAGGAAATTGAATCAGCCGAAGACTTGCAAGAAATGATGGCACTCATGTGCTGCATACCATATGTGATTCAAGTTCAAGGCGATGCGATCAATGGATACTCGAGTGAGGGATCGACCGACGGTGAATCCTGGGGGAACCTATGGAACCTTGATGACATATGA